In Crassostrea angulata isolate pt1a10 chromosome 6, ASM2561291v2, whole genome shotgun sequence, a genomic segment contains:
- the LOC128187786 gene encoding FYVE and coiled-coil domain-containing protein 1-like isoform X3: protein MSAPTVPFARSGQQVASSPGSQVSSSPTLVSYPQNDRIIQDISECIADLKSDFEDNQQPLTDDNQQLQRFCAKLEYLLRADMKDKYTILGKKKDYWDYICDCLGSTKGINDGIKYVKTLGDYKTSVGKGRAFLRFCLMHNRMADSLQACIMNGKVTSDYFHPKSIWLNHDKSSSLISNLYDLTDLQFDLAPRGYDLDNAWPSFAKKTPGNQNWNPPSRADSMSSLISIPIQENRRGESFSESFDVENSLRQEYGDQIEALEQQKKSLQQSVVHTKSEIEIIQGQYADLKTQHEALTVENKELQKSHDRMCLEVESKEKEMQMRGEVHQREVKSLEEDLKKREEVGQSLQEKIDRLETSHQGSHDSLRTQVSELEKSNADLQMQVRNLMSDLANSIEGDSKKSEEISSQEAKVKTLESKNQELLQRIENMIASKDSEASARMDSVNQMQGLVGNLKEVEAEKLRLETQLAEIMRENESRRSQIEVMEKEKVEGEEKWQQVVGELERKVKEVEDNAEKERENNKQRTEEIRAELSDLVTKLSNAEERSQSLEKEKASLDAELCENKKCLEEKKKEITELGILVEQMKKDQSVQVSDLQDKLKVQESKVQEKEEQLNETQTKISNLESSLEEKTSACSKLNEKMSHLLHEKENLEQSCSNLRTELKHANEKNELVSNSKEENQKLVEEKLQVIEDKDKTMESMLHSVKWVLSEDGDSQLGQVPAVEGNSEFSSVLEKLCDHINSVKNKLNEVSMEKSRIHNDLIESKQTLKNQSTEISKLQAVNQSLQQEVQTTLDAQGDLQKTMSEVDNVLSETKERVVELEEKLRETEAQLQEAVTESEGFNAQNIKLQEEISIMNGEIAAMREKSSKTESELQQSCQTNKDNTEVRKSLEEKISQKEQTLLSQSQMIGQLQEKVSSLEEQVLRHREEAHQWKDRLKDLTSEHEHLTKQYEELVQKNSEVQKTIELMQEEKNELEDKKKAVHTKLFDVERELSAMQEEKKKLCKDHKTLVGQMESERTDLKVKLEEAMSDVHTIGEQLKDTSSQLEAVDSEKERAESDKQELEQRLSELQNQLSEAEQQKNEAELSLRNVQDVSTGVEEEKSKLLEELEKLQTESSELSQQIETLKECGESQQSEIGRLQTKLAEVEAELEQKSSDWESKKHEMEEKILVLEKTLSESDSVRGSTLEIVKELEKEISEKSKTVEKLEQSLAEAMTENQSLMVSREEGETSQGRLVSEIETLKQEITALNFQLSSDQIEHEKSLQSYASKEIDLKSYEEKLHEKESLTQTLQEELLTIKQARETEAININKEIEDLSSQVSSLEKEKEVLAGELSQKTKDLQSKESLCSQLRAQEEKQKDELNSIEENKDMEISQLKSDMKQLKKKIVQLTKEKDNLWQQTDRLTYEQKMQSTAKWMDEKSVTHCLGCKTEFTFMVRKHHCRLCGRVFCYNCSNNFVDSTYSRVPLSKKSRACNLCYQKYTQSDALSTSMISRLQEEEGPESEEEEQTSPKVLSPPVPAEDPENSSLQTSSVSENHTLSTETLGQPEVSNPPQHTSTPIKDPGRGQSTPNLETAPRENVEAEEAVVPGQVAANISISVVGQNETDEVKRVKKGSVGDGAEGLTKDEIFHLVSDEEIARSQSASSDDYQYQDPNPNVTTGTVIKAAELEKGEVNNSSEYWIKPGKSHAIPVVIDKQNTVLCWEFTSQPKDVIFSVTYVEFDRPDPTLTHFLVPACKCDSHKQAVRGELTAKQTGVYSLLFDNTYSRITSKKISYSLWTRHLGS, encoded by the exons ATGTCGGCACCCACTGTGCCCTTTGCCAGGAGTGGACAACAAGTGGCATCGTCCCCTGGGTCACAGGTGTCCTCATCCCCTACCCTTGTGTCTTATCCTCAGAATGATCGGATCATTCAGGATATTTCTG AGTGCATAGCTGACCTGAAGTCGGACTTCGAGGACAATCAGCAGCCACTGACCGATGACAATCAACAACTTCAGCGGTTCTGTGCCAAACTGGAGTACCTGCTGAGAGCCGACATGAAAG atAAGTACACAATACTGGGGAAGAAGAAGGACTACTGGGATTACATCTGTGACTGCTTGGGATCTACAAAGGGGATCAATGATGGGATTAAGTATGTGAAAACACTTGGAGAT TACAAGACTTCTGTGGGTAAGGGCCGAGCCTTTCTGCGCTTTTGTTTGATGCACAACAGAATGGCGGACAGTCTGCAGGCCTGTATCATGAACGGAAAAGTCACAAG TGACTATTTTCACCCAAAGTCAATATGGCTGAATCACGACAAAAGCAGCTCCCTGATCAGTAACCTTTATGACCTCACTGACCTTCAGTTCGACCTTGCACCCAGGGGTTATGACCTTGACAATGCCTGGCCATCATTTGCcaa GAAAACCCCAGGAAATCAAAACTGGAACCCCCCAAGTCGAGCGGACAGCATGAGCAGTCTAATCAGTATTCCCATTCAG GAGAATCGACGTGGAGAATCTTTTAGCGAGTCGTTTGACGTGGAGAACAGTCTGAGACAGGAGTATGGCGACCAGATCGAGGCTCTGGAGCAGCAGAAGAAAAGTCTACAGCAGTCTGTAGTCCACACAAAGTCCGAGATAGAAATCATCCAGGGGCAGTACGCTGATCTAAAGACTCAGCACGAGGCACTGACAGTGGAAAATAAGGAGCTTCAGAAGAG CCATGACAGAATGTGTCTGGAGGTGGAATCCAAAGAGAAGGAGATGCAGATGAGGGGGGAGGTTCACCAGAGAGAGGTGAAGAGTTTGGAGGAAGACCTGAAGAAGAGGGAGGAGGTGGGGCAAAGCCTCCAGGAGAAGATTGACAGGCTGGAGACCTCCCACCAAGGCAGCCATGACAGTCTGAGGACTCAAGTCTCAGAGCTGGAGAAGAGCAATGCTGACCTTCAGATGCAG GTTAGGAATCTAATGTCAGACCTTGCAAACAGCATTGAGGGGGATTCAAAGAAATCCGAAGAAATCTCCAGCCAGGAAGCAAAGGTAAAAACTCTGGAGTCCAAAAACCAGGAGTTACTTCAGCGCATTGAAAATATGATTGCTAGTAAAGATAGCGAGGCCTCGGCTAGGATGGACTCGGTCAATCAAATGCAGGGACTTGTGGGAAATCTGAAAGAGGTGGAGGCCGAGAAACTTCGACTAGAGACTCAGCTAGCGGAAATCATGCGGGAGAACGAGTCAAGGCGGTCACAGATAGAGGTAATGGAGAAAGAGAAAGTGGAGGGGGAAGAGAAGTGGCAGCAAGTTGTGGGTGAGCTGGAAAGGAAAGTCAAAGAGGTGGAAGATAACGccgagaaagagagagaaaataacaaacaaagGACAGAGGAAATCAGAGCAGAACTCAGTGATTTGGTGACTAAACTAAGCAATGCTGAAGAAAGATCTCAAAGCTTGGAGAAAGAGAAAGCTAGTCTGGATGCTGAATTATGTGAGAATAAGAAGTGCTTAGAGGAGAAGAAGAAAGAGATCACTGAACTTGGtatacttgttgaacaaatgAAGAAGGACCAGAGTGTTCAAGTGTCTGACCTCCAGGACAAATTGAAGGTTCAGGAATCCAAGGTTCAGGAGAAAGAAGAACAGTTAAATGAAACTCAAACAAAAATTTCCAATTTAGAATCTTCTCTTGAAGAAAAAACAAGTGCCTGCTCCAAGCTCAATGAAAAAATGTCGCAtcttttacatgaaaaagaGAACCTTGAACAAAGCTGCTCCAATCTACGAACAGAACTAAAGCATGCAAATGAAAAGAATGAACTGGTTAGTAATTCTAAGGAAGAAAACCAGAAACTGGTGGAAGAGAAACTTCAGGTTATTGAAGACAAGGATAAAACCATGGAAAGCATGCTTCATTCTGTCAAGTGGGTTCTGTCGGAGGATGGGGACAGCCAGCTTGGACAG GTACCAGCTGTTGAAGGAAACTCAGAATTTTCATCGGTGCTAGAAAAGTTATGTGATCAtataaactctgtaaaaaataaattaaatgaagtGTCCATGGAAAAGTCTAGGATtcataatgatttaattgaaagCAAGCAGACActgaaaaatcaaagtactgaaatatcCAAACTTCAGGCAGTAAACCAGAGTTTGCAACAAGAAGTTCAAACTACATTAGATGCTCAAGGGGATCTACAGAAGACAATGTCGGAAGTAGACAATGTCTTATCAGAAACCAAAGAAAGAGTTGTGGAGTTGGAGGAAAAGCTGAGGGAGACTGAGGCGCAGCTACAGGAAGCAGTGACGGAGAGCGAGGGATTTAATGCACAGAACATAAAATTACAGGAGGAAATTAGCATAATGAATGGTGAAATCGCAGCCATGAGggaaaaatcttcaaaaacaGAATCTGAGCTACAACAAAGCTGTCAGACCAACAAAGACAATACAGAAGTCAGGAAATCGCTGGAGGAGAAAATCAGCCAGAAGGAGCAGACATTGTTGTCTCAGTCTCAGATGATTGGGCAGCTACAGGAGAAAGTGTCCTCACTTGAGGAACAAGTCCTCAGACACCGGGAGGAGGCTCACCAGTGGAAGGACAGGCTCAAGGATCTTACCTCGGAACATGAACACCTGACAAAGCAATATGAGGAACTTGTTCAGAAAAACAGTGAAGTCCAAAAAACTATTGAACTCATGCAGGAAGAGAAGAATGAGTTGGAGGACAAAAAGAAAGCTGTGCATACAAAGCTTTTTGATGTAGAGCGGGAATTATCTGCGATGCAGGAGGAGAAAAAGAAACTGTGTAAAGATCACAAGACTCTTGTAGGTCAAATGGAAAGTGAAAGAACAGACCTGAAGGTGAAACTAGAGGAGGCTATGAGTGATGTTCATACTATTGGAGAACAGCTGAAGGATACATCCTCCCAGTTGGAAGCAGTGGACAGTGAGAAGGAGAGAGCAGAGAGTGACAAACAGGAGCTAGAACAACGGCTGAGTGAGCTACAGAACCAGCTGAGTGAGGCGGAACAACAAAAGAACGAGGCTGAACTGAGCCTGAGGAATGTCCAAGATGTCAGTACAGGTGTTGAAGAAGAAAAGAGTAAGTTGTTGGAAGAACTGGAGAAATTGCAGACGGAGAGTTCAGAACTTTCTCAACAAATAGAAACACTAAAGGAATGTGGAGAGTCTCAGCAGAGTGAGATTGGTAGACTCCAGACAAAACTAGCTGAAGTGGAGGCTGAACTTGAACAAAAAAGCAGTGATTGGGAGAGTAAGAAACATGAAATGGAGGAAAAGATTCTTGTGTTAGAAAAGACATTGTCAGAAAGTGACTCAGTCAGAGGCTCAACATTGGAGATAGTAAAAGAGTTGGAGAAAGAGATAAGTGAAAAATCAAAGACTGTTGAAAAGTTGGAGCAGTCTTTAGCGGAAGCCATGACAGAAAACCAGAGTCTAATGGTGAGTAGGGAGGAGGGGGAGACGTCACAGGGTCGACTGGTGTCGGAGATAGAGACACTGAAGCAGGAGATCACGGCACTCAACTTCCAGCTCAGCTCTGACCAAATTGAACACGAGAAGTCCTTGCAG AGCTATGCTTCCAAAGAGATCGATTTGAAGAGCTATGAAGAGAAACTTCATGAGAAAGAGTCACTGACGCAGACCCTACAAGAGGAACTGCTAACGATTAAACAAGCGAGGGAGACAGAGGCGATTAACATCAACAAAGAG ATTGAAGACTTGAGCTCCCAAGTGTCATCAttagagaaagagaaagaagtGCTTGCAGGAGAATTATCGCAG AAAACAAAAGATCTACAAAGTAAAGAGAGCCTCTGTTCTCAGCTTAGG GCACAAGAAGAAAAACAGAAAGATGAGTTGAATTCTATTGAGGAGAACAAGGACATGGAGATCTCACAACTGAAAAGTGACATGAAAcagttgaaaaagaaaattgtccAGCTGACAAA GGAGAAAGACAATCTTTGGCAGCAGACAGACCGCCTAACTTACGAACAGAAGATGCAGTCAACCGCGAAGTGGATGGACGAGAAGTCGGTCACACACTGCCTGGGCTGTAAAACCGAGTTCACCTTCATGGTTAGAAAG catCACTGTCGGCTGTGTGGTCGGGTATTCTGTTACAACTGTAGCAACAATTTTGTAGACTCTACATATAGCAG GGTCCCATTAAG TAAGAAGTCCCGGGCCTGTAATCTGTGTTACCAGAAGTATACCCAGTCTGATGCCCTCAGTACCTCAATGATCAGTCGCCTACAGGAGGAGGAGGGGCCAGAGAGTGAAGAGGAGGAGCAGACCTCGCCCAAAGTCCTCAGTCCCCCCGTCCCAG CTGAAGATCCAGAAAACTCCAGTCTTCAGACCAGCAGTGTTAGTGAGAATCATACTCTGTCCACTGAAACTTTGGGTCAACCAGAGGTCAGCAACCCTCCCCAACATACCTCCACCCCCATCAAAGACCCAGGGAGGGGACAGTCCACACCGAACCTTGAGACGGCCCCCAGGGAGAACGTGGAAGCAGAGGAGGCTGTGGTACCTGGACAGGTGGCAGCAAACATCTCCATCTCTGTAGTCGGACAGAATGAGACAGACGAAGTGAAGAGAGTTAAAAAGGGAAGTGTAGG GGATGGAGCGGAGGGTTTGACCAAGGATGAAATCTTCCACCTGGTCAGTGATGAGGAGATTGCGAGATCCCAGAGCGCTTCGTCTGATGACTACCAGTACCAGGATCCCAACCCAAA TGTCACCACTGGTACAGTCATTAAGGCAGCAGAGCTTGAGAAAGGGGAGGTAAACAACTCAAGTGAATACTGGATCAAGCCGGGTAAAAGTCATGCCATTCCCGTGGTGATTGATAAGCAGAACACGGTGCTGTGCTGGGAGTTCACTTCCCAACCCAAG GATGTGATCTTCAGTGTGACCTACGTGGAGTTTGACCGGCCTGACCCCACCCTCACTCACTTCCTGGTACCGGCCTGTAAGTGTGATTCCCACAAACAGGCAGTCCGAGGGGAGCTGACCGCCAAGCAGACCGGTGTCTACTCACTGCTGTTTGACAACACCTACTCCAG AATAACGTCCAAAAAAATCAGCTACTCCTTGTGGACCAGACACCTGGGGAGCTGA